A single region of the Pyricularia oryzae 70-15 chromosome 4, whole genome shotgun sequence genome encodes:
- a CDS encoding glycerol uptake protein 1 has translation MWQPLSFLSSVYRLEALDTRLVTSRSLPYRPVAPGDEAIAHKKQSQPQSSVEGRAQPAKWKSPEFILYYVFLAVVIPYMFWIAYDVSRPSDPRYPKYEHLLAPGWIPGRMVDASDPQYHTFRSNLPYMGALLIVHPLLRRLYNILRPVSVDTPSPADRAEARLQQRVSFDAIFAPILLVALHGFSAFKVLLILYVNYTLATTLPKQHIPTATWIFNVGILFANELCSGYRFKDIATFLGSTDGLLHSTGEWMDSWGGILSRWEILFNITVLRLVSFNLDYYWSLDRRSMSPIEERADKQRKRQEDPANLSERERVSTPAKPRDYSFRNYLAYAIYAPLYLAGPILTFNDYIAQQRHQVSGIETPRTVRYALRFVLALLAMEVVLHFDYVGAISQAQPVWGSYTAAQLSLLSYFNLHLIWMKLMLAWRLFRLWALLDGVDPPENIIRCVSNNYSTLSFWRAWHRSYNRWLIRYMYVPLGGADFRSRKAATRSIVTYLVIFTFVALWHDIQLRLLIWGWLIVLFFIPEVAAAYFFPAQAWADRPTAYRMMCAAGAVVNVLMMMSANLVGFAVGLDGLESILKGIFHDFSGLMFLGMACLTLFVGIQIMFEVRESEMRKGIRLKC, from the exons ATGTGGCAGCCTCTCTCATTCCTATCGAGCGTATACCGCCTTGAGGCACTCGACACTCGCCTCGTCACTTCGAGGTCGCTGCCGTACAGGCCGGTAGCACCCGGCGATGAAGCAATCGCCCATAAGAAGCAATCGCAGCCCCAGTCCAGCGTGGAGGGCCGCGCCCAGCCCGCGAAATGGAAGTCTCCCGAGTTTATACTCTACTATGTCTTCCTCGCAGTGGTAATTCCGTACATGTTTTGGATCGCATATGATGTTTCCAGAC CATCGGACCCTCGATATCCCAAATATGAACATCTGCTTGCTCCCGGCTGGATTCCGGGCCGCATGGTC GATGCCTCGGACCCGCAATACCATACCTTCCGTAGTAACCTTCCTTATATGGGCGCCCTCCTGATTGTCCATCCTCTCCTCCGCCGCTTATACAatatactccgccccgtgtCCGTGGACACTCCATCGCCCGCCGACCGAGCCGAAGCCCGCCTCCAGCAGCGAGTATCCTTTGATGCCATCTTTGCGCCGATCCTGCTCGTGGCCCTCCATGGCTTCTCCGCCTTCAAGGTCCTCCTGATCCTCTATGTCAACTACACTTTGGCGACGACGCTTCCCAAGCAGCACATCCCGACCGCGACATGGATCTTTAACGTTGGCATATTGTTTGCCAATGAATTATGCAGCGGGTATAGGTTCAAGGATATTGCAACTTTTCTGGGGAGCACCGATGGGCTGCTTCACAGCACCGGGGAGTGGATGGATAGCTGGGGAGGGATTTTGTCTCGCTGGGAGATCCTTTTCAACATCACTGTGCTCCGGCTCGTCAGCTTCAACCTCGACTACTACTGGAGTCTCGACAGGCGAAGCATGAGTCCGATAGAG GAGAGAGCTGACAAACAAAGGAAGAGACAAGAGGATCCTGCCAACCTCTCGGAGCGGGAGCGCGTCTCAACCCCTGCTAAGCCACGGGACTACTCTTTCCGCAACTACCTTGCCTATGCCATATATGCCCCCCTCTATCTTGCTGGTCCTATTCTGACCTTCAATGACTACATCGCCCAGCAGCGCCACCAGGTAAGCGGCATCGAGACGCCGCGCACGGTCAGGTACGCGCTCCGGTTCGTCCTCGCGCTGCTGGCCATGGAGGTGGTGCTGCACTTTGACTACGTTGGGGCCATCAGCCAGGCGCAGCCCGTGTGGGGCAGCTACACGGCGGCCCAGCTGTCGCTGCTGTCATACTTTAACCTGCACCTCATCTGGATGAAGCTGATGCTCGCGTGGCGGCTGTTCCGCCTCTGGGCCCTCCTCGACGGCGTGGACCCGCCCGAGAACATCATCCGCTGTGTCAGCAACAACTACAGCACCCTGTCCTTCTGGCGCGCCTGGCACCGCTCCTACAATCGCTGGCTGATCCGCTACATGTACGTGCCGCTGGGCGGCGCCGATTTCCGCTCCCGCAAGGCCGCCACCAGGTCCATAGTCACCTACCTCGTCATCTTTACCTTTGTGGCCCTGTGGCACGACATACAGCTCCGCCTGCTCATCTGGGGCTGGCTGATCGTGCTCTTCTTCATCCCCGAGGTCGCAGCGGCATATTTCTTCCCTGCTCAGGCCTGGGCCGACCGCCCCACCGCATACAGGATGATGTGCGCAGCTGGCGCTGTCGTCAACGTGCTGATGATGATGTCGGCGAACCTGGTCGGGTTCGCGGTCGGCCTAGATGGGCTGGAGAGCATTCTCAAGGGAATCTTTCACGACTTTTCCG GCCTAATGTTCCTTGGGATGGCATGTTTGACACTATTTGTGGGCATTCAGATCATGTTTGAAGTACGAGAGTCAGAGATGCGAAAAGGCATACGACTCAAGTGCTAG